In Deinococcus apachensis DSM 19763, the DNA window CGAGTTCGGCCCGGAGCCCCCGTAGCAGCGCCAGCGTCTCCGCCTGGAGCAGGGGATCGTAGTCGAGCAGCAGCCGCAGCGTGACGCCCCGCTCGCGGATGGCGGAGGCGGCGGCCCGCCAGACTGGAAGCTGCCACTGGGGGGGACAGCCCCCCTCCTCCTCCAGCAGCCCCGCGCAGCCGAGGGTGCCGCTGACCTGCGACTGCATCACGTCGATGCTCCTCTGAGCGGCGCCGAAAAGGGCGGTCACGGCGTCGTCCGCATCCATATAGCCGTTGCGGCGGTAGAGGGGGTAGACGCGGGCCTCGCCGACGGCGGGGGCGGGGGCACTCCAGCCCAGCGGCAGGGGCAGGGTGGGCGAGGTGAAGGCGCACTCGCGGCGCAGCGTCTCCGGCGTCGGCTCGCTCCGGCAGGTCAGGCGGCGACTCAGGTCCCAGGTGTCCCGGAAGGCGGCGGTGGCGTGCCGCGCGATGGGACCGCGCACCCACATCCCCAGGTCGGTGAGGTCCAGGCCGTGCCCGCCCGGGGCGTCGGCGGGCAGGTGGAAGAAGCTGATGTTGAAGCCACCGGCCAGCACCCGTTCATTGTCCTGCACGACGAGCTTGACGTGGCTGTGGGGCAGCGCGTAGGCGTAGTTGGCAAGTTCCAGCCGCCAGCCCGGCACCGTGTCCCCCGTCAGCGGAACGCCCGCCGCAAGCAGGTGCCGGGCCGCGGAGTACGCGCTCGCGGTGGGGTCGAGCAGGTCGCCCAGCCGGATCGAGTTGCCCAGCATGATCCGCACGGTAAGGCCCCCCGGGTGACGCCCCGGGTGCTCGGCCACGTCCCGGCGCAGCGCCGCGATGGCCCGCGCGACCTCCGCCCCGGGGGCGTCCGGGCCGTCGTCCCAGATCATGTTGGCGATCAGGAGGTCGTGCCGGGTCTCCCGCAGAGCCGCCTCCAGTTCGTCGAAGCCGCCGTGGGGGGTGCGGGGCTGCGCGCTGTATGCCGGGTCCGCCTGGGGGAAGTGCAGCAGGCCCTCCACCCGGTTGCCGCAGCTCAGGGCGGCGCCCTCCCCCACCGTGCGGCCATACAACAGGCGGTCGAGGGGCGCCTCGGGGACCGGACAGGCGTTCAGGCCCAGGCCATCGAGCGCGCCCCGGTCGGCGGGCGGCAGGCGGAAGCCCAGTTCGAAACCCGCCGGGAAGACCGCTGCCCCGGCCTCCGACAACAGCCCGGTGGTCAGGGCCAGCAGGGCGAGCGCCCAGGCGAGCGGGCGGGGAGCATGGGGGGCGGGCATTGCCCCGCAGGATAGGGTGCCCCGGGGCTGCTAGCCTGCGGCATGCGGCTCCTGAGCGTGAATGTCGGCCAGCCCACCGCGGTGCGGATCGGGAACAACACGGTCGTCACGGGCATTTGCAAGCAGCCCGTGACGGGCCGGGTGCGGGTGACGGAGGAGGGCCTGGACGGCGACCGGGTGATGAACCGCAAGCACCACGGCGGCCCCGACCAGGCCGTCTACCTCTACACCCGTGAGGACTACGACCACTGGGAGGGGGCGCTGGGCAAGGCGCTGACGCCGGGCACCCTTGGCGA includes these proteins:
- a CDS encoding phospholipase D-like domain-containing protein, whose amino-acid sequence is MPAPHAPRPLAWALALLALTTGLLSEAGAAVFPAGFELGFRLPPADRGALDGLGLNACPVPEAPLDRLLYGRTVGEGAALSCGNRVEGLLHFPQADPAYSAQPRTPHGGFDELEAALRETRHDLLIANMIWDDGPDAPGAEVARAIAALRRDVAEHPGRHPGGLTVRIMLGNSIRLGDLLDPTASAYSAARHLLAAGVPLTGDTVPGWRLELANYAYALPHSHVKLVVQDNERVLAGGFNISFFHLPADAPGGHGLDLTDLGMWVRGPIARHATAAFRDTWDLSRRLTCRSEPTPETLRRECAFTSPTLPLPLGWSAPAPAVGEARVYPLYRRNGYMDADDAVTALFGAAQRSIDVMQSQVSGTLGCAGLLEEEGGCPPQWQLPVWRAAASAIRERGVTLRLLLDYDPLLQAETLALLRGLRAELAPLGLADHVQARWYGTSGGLHTKAALVDGQMLTVGSQNLHHSSFGRLGLAEYTLATSDHGAIAEYERMFAFEWARAGTIHAPWWLPAGPDPQP